AACTATGACCTTACTAACTGGCTGTGCCATCTAATTTATTCGAAGGATCGTACCAACCGGAGAGAGAACCACACTGTTTAAATTCGTACAGATGTTGTATACTTACCGTAGGGCTGTAAATCAGCCAGAAGTACCCAATCTCGGGGGCCTCTTGTTCAAGATAGGATCCTTTCAAACAGACACCCACCCCACACACGGCTATGACTACCGTTTACATCGTGTCACGTCTCCTTCTGTAATTTTCTGATCCGCATCGTGTACATCGCGACGAATCCCCTGGATTTTTTTCCACTACAGAAACGACCCCTTGACTCGCGTCACCTCTGATTCATTTCAAACTTTATATCTTGCATTTTTCAGTATTAACACGTATTGAAgaactaattattaaaaataagagtaattcattttcaaatatcaaatttccagctttctatttgccactttacattatttatataatagcaattttatttaaagtaatgtatttctattttttttcttttaattattcaggcacgTGTAATTTGCGGCGCCGGTCACCAGTGACCTCcacggcattcaacgtgttaaataaataatttgaacgaAAATTTACAGTTTCAATCTCCTCCGCATCAACGCCCACCAGTCAATCAGAATCCAATACCAGGAGAAAGAGATCCTGGTCGAGGGCTGTGTTCAGTTCTTTGCAACGAAAAGGATTGGAAAGGAGATTTTCGTTGCAAAAGTATATCACAAAACCGGATAGGAGGCAGTTAGCCGCCACTTTAGGTCTCACAGACGCGCAGGTATAATTTCATCAACGATTACTAattcataataattaatatgGCGTTTAAAAAACAAATGGTATCCAGGTGAAGGTTTGGTTTCAAAATCGACGAATGAAATGGCGGCACACGAAAGAAAGCGAAAGCTCTTCCCTAACGAATCCGGATTCGCAAAAAGAATCGTCTAGGAAATTAATAAAGGAGAGCGCGAAGAACGCGAACACGGAAAAGACTGTTTCAGACGACGAAGACATCGAGATCGAAGTTGACGTTTGAATTATAAACAATGTAGATTAATTACCCCTAGCTTTAAGTTACGATCGATTTGTATtctgaataaaatttatataaaaatgatatcatTCTGTCTCGTATCGCAGCGTTCTAATTACATATTTCGAGTGTGATCTAATAATCATTGCAATTGCAGGGTGAAGTTGTTCAAAGTTACGTcgcttcgttcttttttttcttcatcacgGTAACTAATTTGTTATTTCTTGTCGTACGAGTTTTCGCAGAATTCCACGAAATCCAAAAGATTCTACGAATTTATTCGTCCGTGACGCAAAAGTTGATCCGAGAAACCGAAATATATCGATCGTTCATCGATATAAAAGTGATAGGTCTTAGAATGCAACGTCTGTTACCGAAATTTACGTCGATTTCTCGACGATGTTCCGTGATGAAGCTGTCGAAACCTTTAGCAACGAACGACAGCCAAAAGTGTTTGGATCTTAACGCCTCTGACATACTCTGTAAGTACCAATTAAACACGATGACGCGTTAATTACCATTCGCAGTATCGATCCACAGCTGAACGATTTGACAGTTGCATATTTCCTGAAATTAACTGCTCTGCAACTTAATGTTTCAGTTAATCAATTTGCAATAGAGAATGAAAACTTGATGTTTGCTAATTAATAATCACGAATGGTTTTCATTAAAGCTtggatttcaaattaatgttataaTTACTATCGCCCTCATTTGGTACGAAATcaactaatattattaatttctctgTTTTCAGCTGCGCCCATTACACAGTCCCAAACAACATCAGTGATGAACGAATCGTTAACCCGAACGAATTCGATTCCACTGTTGGATCAATCGGCCGCAGAAGTGTCGACGGCCACATTCGAGATTACCACCTCGAAAAACGAATCGCAGATCATCGGAGATCGATCGGCGCAACCCTTTGAGGAGATTCCTGGACCGGCGGTGCTGAAGATCTGGGAGAAGTATTGGAAATTCGTGCCGCTGTTCGGTACGCAACTGTTTTCCAGTCTGCTAATCAACAGATTCACTCAGGGTACGATCTGTTGAAGTATCGATAGATCCCTGCCCTTTTCTGGAATAACGCCGCGACGGTTCGCCGAGAAATTTTAAATCAATGCCAATTTAAGTATCGCTTCTTCGAATTTCGATAcgagaaacagtagaaaaacaATGGGAATTGATAAACGCAGAAagacaaattatttaattgaatttcaaacgaaTGATTTTCAGGACGACTATCGTGGAATCGAAACGTCACacctttgaaatatttatttaatgaataCGGTTGCATCGTGAGAATCAATGGACCACTTTCAGGAGACATTGTAATGATTCATAGGTAGGATAGGTAGAAGAATTATTAACTATGCtgttttatagaaaaaatttattctctttATTTTACACAGACCAGAACACATAGCGGAAGTGTTCAAGCAAGAAGGCGACACCCCTCTTAGAAGCGGTATCGACATTTTGCAGCATTACAGATTGAATTATCGAAAATATCGTCTTGCTGGTGCATTCTCTCTGTTAGTAGACGATCAATATGATTttcattagaataatttttcatttaaaatcgcTTTTAGACAAGGTTCGGAATGGTTGGAACTGAGAGAAAAGGTGGAGCAGGAATTCGAACAGATCGCCTCGAATTTCTTTGACAGAATCGACGCGATCTGCGACGAACTTATCAACAGGATATACAAAATACGAAACAGGCAAAACGAAGtaggtatttaaaaattataccacTTCCACGCTgacttttctattttatattttcaggtGCCCGCTACGTTCCACGAGGATCTCCTTCGATGGGGCATGGAATGTTTCTGCAATCTCACATTTAACAAGCATCTCGGTTTTCTCGAATCAGCTGGATATAACTCCACCTCGGAGACGTCGAGGATCGTCAATGCCATGATGGTAGCTCACAAATATATGAGTCGTTGCGAGACTGGCTTTCAAGTCTGGCGATTCTTCCTAACTCCATTCGCCAGGAAGCTCTTCGACGCCTGCGACGTGCTCGATGGGTATGTTATCATTCAAAGTTTTTTACAGATTGTTGGAACAAtattgagaaatatttttcaaacccaGCGTCATAGGAAAGTACGTTCGTCATGCTCAGAACAAGCTTCGAAGTCGATCCCCTCAGGACGTAGAAGGCGGTTCACCGGTTTTGGAGAAGTTCCTTTTGAACGAGGGTATCCGTCCGGACGACCTGTGCACGTTGCTGATGGACATGATGATTTTGGGTGTACAAGCGGTAATGATTTATCAATTACGACAATTTTGGATGAAACAATTGCTGTAAAGATAGCAGAAGGTAGAATAAGTTTAATTTTGTTACCAGGgcaaattttcatgaaaataaataatattaggaTAGACTTTGATAAGCCTGGGTGACATTAGGATTTTCTCATTTTCAGACAGTAAACTCCGAAGCTTTCCTACTGTATTACTTAGCAAGGAATCCACGAACTCAGAGGAAAATCTACGACGAGATTGTATCGGTTTTACCGAGCAGTGATTCGCCCTTCACCGAGAAAACCGTGAGAAATATGCCATACTTGAAAGCTTGTCTCCAGGAAAGCTTAAGGTATTTCAGTTacatcaaattttttaaacaaatcacGAAACATTGATGATTTGTTTCAAGATTGCGACCAGCTGTTCCCTATATCACCAGGCTGCTACCTAAAACGATTTCGTTGCACGGTTACACGATACCCAAAGGGGtgagttttagaatttaaatagaagatagaatatttgaaaatgatGAAATGATTTCTCATAGACTTTCGTCATAATGGCGAATCAGATCACTTCTCAAAGGGAAGAAAACTTTGAGGACCCAGAGAAATTTCGACCAGAAAGGTGGTTGAATTCTAAAAAAGAGGACACTGATTTCAGCTACTTACCCTTCGGTTATGGTGCAAGATCGTGCTTGGGAAAAAACATGGCCGAAGCAAAGATGATGTTACTCACTGCAAAGGTAACATTTACTCGCCTTCTTACGTGtcgtgaaatttttatatgtttCTCGCGTTTACAGCTTATACGTCAATTCAGAATCGAATACGACTACGCCGACATCAAAAGCAGCTTCATGATGGTGAACGTACCGAATAAACCACTTCGTTTCCGTTTCGTCGACAGGAATTAAAGAAACACGTATCCCTCAATGACAAAACTATAGAAATCAAATATCAATCTCAAAGTATTAGTTTGTTGTTAAGTTATAGATAAGAGGTAGCCGATAATAAGAgcttaaataataaaacaatctTTTTAAGgtagaaaaattcgtttatTCGAATGTTTATACACGTATTACAGCTCTCAACGTCATCAGATAGGTAACAATCGTATATAGGACCTGTTGAACCAAAGGAAAGATGAAAATATAGTATACTATTTTATAGAAAGATGCGAACAACCCACCAGACCGCAGAATTCTAAAGTCCAAGCGGATAAAATTCCACCCGCGTGAATTGCCACAGATTTCTGAGACCTCTGCATAATTAGTAGAGCCATTTTTCTCATTCTTGGACTCGTATAGATCCACGGGGAGTCATAAATCTTCTCAGCAATATTGCGAGCCTGTTTGAAGAATTGGTAATGTTTTGTAACC
This Osmia lignaria lignaria isolate PbOS001 chromosome 9, iyOsmLign1, whole genome shotgun sequence DNA region includes the following protein-coding sequences:
- the LOC117609814 gene encoding putative cytochrome P450 12a5, mitochondrial isoform X2, yielding MQRLLPKFTSISRRCSVMKLSKPLATNDSQKCLDLNASDILSAPITQSQTTSVMNESLTRTNSIPLLDQSAAEVSTATFEITTSKNESQIIGDRSAQPFEEIPGPAVLKIWEKYWKFVPLFGRLSWNRNVTPLKYLFNEYGCIVRINGPLSGDIVMIHRPEHIAEVFKQEGDTPLRSGIDILQHYRLNYRKYRLAGAFSLQGSEWLELREKVEQEFEQIASNFFDRIDAICDELINRIYKIRNRQNEVPATFHEDLLRWGMECFCNLTFNKHLGFLESAGYNSTSETSRIVNAMMVAHKYMSRCETGFQVWRFFLTPFARKLFDACDVLDGVIGKYVRHAQNKLRSRSPQDVEGGSPVLEKFLLNEGIRPDDLCTLLMDMMILGVQATVNSEAFLLYYLARNPRTQRKIYDEIVSVLPSSDSPFTEKTVRNMPYLKACLQESLRLRPAVPYITRLLPKTISLHGYTIPKGTFVIMANQITSQREENFEDPEKFRPERWLNSKKEDTDFSYLPFGYGARSCLGKNMAEAKMMLLTAKLIRQFRIEYDYADIKSSFMMVNVPNKPLRFRFVDRN
- the LOC117609814 gene encoding putative cytochrome P450 12a5, mitochondrial isoform X1; the encoded protein is MQRLLPKFTSISRRCSVMKLSKPLATNDSQKCLDLNASDILSAPITQSQTTSVMNESLTRTNSIPLLDQSAAEVSTATFEITTSKNESQIIGDRSAQPFEEIPGPAVLKIWEKYWKFVPLFGTQLFSSLLINRFTQGRLSWNRNVTPLKYLFNEYGCIVRINGPLSGDIVMIHRPEHIAEVFKQEGDTPLRSGIDILQHYRLNYRKYRLAGAFSLQGSEWLELREKVEQEFEQIASNFFDRIDAICDELINRIYKIRNRQNEVPATFHEDLLRWGMECFCNLTFNKHLGFLESAGYNSTSETSRIVNAMMVAHKYMSRCETGFQVWRFFLTPFARKLFDACDVLDGVIGKYVRHAQNKLRSRSPQDVEGGSPVLEKFLLNEGIRPDDLCTLLMDMMILGVQATVNSEAFLLYYLARNPRTQRKIYDEIVSVLPSSDSPFTEKTVRNMPYLKACLQESLRLRPAVPYITRLLPKTISLHGYTIPKGTFVIMANQITSQREENFEDPEKFRPERWLNSKKEDTDFSYLPFGYGARSCLGKNMAEAKMMLLTAKLIRQFRIEYDYADIKSSFMMVNVPNKPLRFRFVDRN
- the LOC117611744 gene encoding H2.0-like homeobox protein — its product is MNEVNTRMVDDTNCSKQLKFGVERILSDEFSTKRTDILRPLPVQFSTLRCPCPGACVRCEALRLCPTFTYAQTAINGNYGSGNHGSGIVENYPNIYRPTPLRPVPRVSISSASTPTSQSESNTRRKRSWSRAVFSSLQRKGLERRFSLQKYITKPDRRQLAATLGLTDAQVKVWFQNRRMKWRHTKESESSSLTNPDSQKESSRKLIKESAKNANTEKTVSDDEDIEIEVDV